The Akkermansiaceae bacterium genome has a window encoding:
- a CDS encoding SDR family oxidoreductase, with amino-acid sequence MDDRERAIITGAAGGLGQAIASSLRSAGLAVLAPGRDELDVTSPNSIKSYLAAAGQVDLLVCNAGLTIDKPLARMTEKDWSDVVDVNLKGAFLCARETSRGMMKRRSGNMVFISSFSAVHAPAGQANYAAAKAGLLGAMKSMARELGPRNIRVNAILPGFLETRMTHGLSDELKQANLDRHTLGRFNTPESVAGFITFLHRQLPHTSGQVFNLDSRILSWR; translated from the coding sequence ATGGATGACCGGGAAAGAGCCATCATCACGGGTGCCGCAGGCGGACTCGGGCAGGCGATTGCTTCCAGTCTCAGGTCAGCCGGGCTAGCGGTACTGGCTCCCGGGAGAGATGAGCTGGATGTCACGTCGCCAAATTCCATCAAGTCCTATTTGGCAGCCGCCGGGCAGGTTGATTTGTTAGTATGTAATGCTGGTCTAACAATTGATAAACCACTGGCCCGTATGACCGAAAAGGATTGGTCGGACGTGGTGGACGTGAATCTCAAGGGAGCCTTCCTCTGTGCCCGAGAAACATCGCGCGGCATGATGAAACGCCGGTCTGGAAACATGGTGTTTATCTCCAGTTTCTCAGCAGTTCACGCACCCGCCGGACAGGCCAATTACGCGGCGGCCAAAGCCGGTTTGTTAGGTGCGATGAAATCCATGGCACGCGAGCTGGGTCCGCGCAATATACGGGTGAATGCCATCCTGCCTGGATTTTTGGAAACCAGGATGACCCATGGTCTGTCCGATGAGCTCAAACAGGCAAACCTCGACAGACATACCCTCGGCCGGTTTAACACACCGGAGTCGGTGGCAGGGTTCATCACATTCCTGCACCGGCAGCTGCCTCACACCTCCGGCCAGGTGTTCAATCTGGACAGCCGGATTCTTTCCTGGCGATAA
- a CDS encoding 2-oxo acid dehydrogenase subunit E2, with amino-acid sequence MPINIEMPKLSDTMTEGTLVKWNKQVGDTIEIGDVIAEVETDKATMEMEAFDEGTLTAILVQEGEKAAVGAALGVLLEDGEEASTAPATTGAVSTDTPAPAAPAAAPHPAPPVAPAQANPNTGERVKASPLARKIAAAKGLDIHAIQGSGPGGRILKSDVESFSAAPAPAATPVPSPAPSPSVVGTPAAAAVSPLASAATALAASAKSQAAQSSASPATSARTSSPAPVAINPVVTAEDKTVELSSMRRIIADRLLTSKTTIPHFYLHVEADTAPLMTLRKQVNAQAEQTHGNKYSINDFVLKAVINAAQAVPEVNASFHGDSIVQFAKIGVSIAVAVDDGLVTPVIKDAANKSMLQISKEVKDLAVRARDKKLLPNEFDGGTVTVSNLGAWGIESFDAIINPPQAAILSVGAIVEKPVVKDGQIVPGMRMNIGLSCDHRVVDGAVGARFLNEVKKLIENPALMLV; translated from the coding sequence ATGCCTATCAATATTGAAATGCCCAAGCTTTCCGACACGATGACGGAAGGAACCCTCGTGAAATGGAACAAGCAAGTCGGTGATACCATTGAAATCGGGGACGTCATCGCCGAGGTGGAAACAGATAAAGCCACCATGGAAATGGAGGCGTTCGATGAGGGTACCCTTACCGCCATCCTTGTCCAGGAAGGTGAAAAAGCCGCAGTGGGTGCCGCTCTCGGGGTGCTGTTGGAAGACGGCGAGGAGGCCAGCACAGCACCTGCCACGACCGGCGCAGTATCAACAGACACCCCCGCCCCCGCCGCCCCAGCAGCGGCTCCCCATCCTGCCCCACCCGTGGCTCCCGCCCAGGCCAACCCCAATACCGGCGAGCGCGTCAAAGCCTCTCCCTTGGCACGCAAGATTGCCGCGGCCAAAGGCCTGGACATCCATGCCATCCAAGGCTCTGGCCCTGGTGGCAGGATTTTGAAGTCGGATGTCGAAAGCTTTTCCGCCGCTCCAGCACCGGCCGCGACCCCAGTTCCATCCCCAGCCCCATCTCCAAGCGTCGTCGGGACGCCGGCGGCTGCCGCAGTGTCACCGCTCGCTTCCGCTGCCACCGCCCTCGCCGCCTCCGCCAAGTCCCAGGCGGCCCAGTCCTCGGCCTCACCTGCAACTAGCGCGCGTACAAGCTCACCAGCCCCCGTGGCGATCAATCCTGTGGTGACGGCGGAAGACAAGACCGTTGAGCTTAGCTCGATGCGCCGTATCATCGCGGACCGACTGCTTACCTCCAAGACCACCATCCCCCACTTCTACCTTCATGTGGAGGCGGATACGGCACCGCTGATGACCTTGCGCAAGCAGGTCAACGCCCAGGCCGAGCAAACGCATGGCAACAAATACAGTATCAATGACTTTGTGCTCAAAGCCGTGATTAACGCCGCGCAGGCGGTTCCCGAGGTGAATGCTTCGTTTCATGGTGACAGCATTGTCCAGTTTGCCAAGATCGGAGTATCCATCGCCGTGGCTGTCGATGATGGCCTGGTCACCCCGGTTATCAAGGACGCCGCTAACAAGTCGATGCTCCAGATTTCCAAGGAGGTCAAGGACCTGGCTGTGCGCGCACGTGATAAAAAACTGCTTCCCAACGAGTTCGATGGAGGGACGGTCACCGTTTCCAATCTCGGTGCGTGGGGCATAGAAAGTTTTGACGCCATCATCAACCCTCCCCAGGCTGCCATTCTCAGTGTCGGTGCCATTGTGGAAAAACCGGTCGTCAAGGACGGCCAGATTGTTCCCGGCATGCGTATGAACATCGGCCTCAGCTGCGATCACCGGGTGGTCGATGGCGCTGTCGGTGCCAGGTTCCTCAACGAGGTGAAAAAGCTCATTGAAAACCCCGCCCTGATGCTGGTTTAG
- a CDS encoding NADH-quinone oxidoreductase subunit F, with the protein MAAKCQIPIRRVGSYGYAFADPLVEVKTAGAPTILYGLVDEEAAAAIVYQHVGQGKLLDGHIIGSRQRGKTIDGPVTAILVRDSSRDEGDKTEFFKESIHAELTEHGLADTVQVVSALDLGIYDEGLTVQLLPSGVTYTNVLSRDITRLVTESVQKQEVLDHLLYSSPDLQERIVLRNCGIIDPESLDDALRHDSYKGFVRALTEQSPEQVIDTVKTSGLRGRGGAGFPTGVKWELTRKPEADRKFVICNADEGDPGAFMDRSVLEGDPHAVLEGLMLAAFAIGACKGYFYIRAEYPLAVKRIQKAIDQTRERGLLGENILGSGWSFDAAIRLGAGAFVCGEETALIASIEGRRGSPEPRPPYPSVQGLWGKPTSINNVETLAAVPWIVAKGGEAYARFGTEKSKGTKVFAVTGKVLNAQLVEVPMGTSVRDIIFGICGGAQDAVPIKGVQTGGPSGGIIPEPYLDTPITYENLSELGSIMGSGGMLVMNENDCMVDVAAFYLKFCVDESCGKCAPCRAGGYQMLQLLQKIAKGRGEPGDLDLIRRICKAMQCASLCGLGQTAPNPVLSSLRFFEDEFLAYIEGGTSYARKLKKARAEGRNLKDVV; encoded by the coding sequence ATGGCTGCCAAATGCCAGATCCCCATACGCCGCGTCGGCTCGTATGGTTACGCCTTCGCTGATCCCTTGGTGGAAGTGAAAACAGCAGGGGCGCCAACGATCCTTTACGGACTGGTCGACGAGGAAGCCGCTGCCGCGATTGTTTACCAGCACGTTGGCCAGGGAAAACTGCTCGACGGACACATCATCGGCTCTCGTCAGCGGGGGAAAACAATCGACGGCCCGGTCACTGCCATTTTGGTCAGGGACAGCTCACGGGATGAGGGGGACAAGACGGAATTCTTCAAGGAGTCGATCCATGCGGAATTAACCGAGCACGGTCTTGCCGATACCGTGCAGGTGGTCAGCGCGCTTGACCTTGGAATTTATGATGAAGGACTGACCGTCCAGCTGCTGCCATCAGGCGTGACCTACACCAACGTGCTCAGTCGTGATATTACCCGCCTTGTCACCGAATCGGTTCAAAAACAAGAGGTGTTGGACCACCTGTTGTATTCCAGCCCTGATTTGCAGGAACGTATTGTGCTGCGCAACTGCGGTATCATTGACCCGGAAAGCCTGGATGACGCCCTGCGCCATGATTCCTACAAGGGGTTCGTGCGGGCGCTCACCGAACAGAGCCCGGAGCAAGTCATCGATACGGTGAAAACCAGCGGTCTGCGCGGACGCGGTGGCGCGGGATTCCCGACAGGGGTCAAGTGGGAGTTGACCCGCAAACCGGAAGCGGACCGGAAATTCGTTATTTGTAACGCCGACGAAGGTGATCCGGGAGCCTTCATGGATCGCTCCGTCCTCGAAGGCGATCCCCATGCCGTCCTGGAGGGTCTCATGCTGGCCGCTTTTGCCATCGGGGCTTGCAAGGGTTATTTCTACATCCGTGCGGAGTATCCGTTGGCGGTCAAACGCATCCAGAAAGCCATCGACCAGACACGCGAGCGAGGTCTCCTGGGCGAGAACATTCTCGGTTCGGGATGGAGCTTCGATGCCGCCATACGGCTTGGTGCCGGTGCCTTCGTCTGTGGTGAGGAAACCGCCCTGATCGCCTCCATCGAGGGGCGGCGCGGTAGTCCGGAACCCCGCCCGCCTTACCCGTCTGTCCAGGGGCTCTGGGGCAAGCCGACGAGTATCAACAACGTCGAAACCCTGGCCGCCGTGCCGTGGATTGTCGCCAAAGGCGGCGAGGCCTACGCCCGCTTTGGAACCGAAAAATCAAAGGGCACCAAGGTGTTTGCCGTCACAGGCAAGGTTCTCAACGCGCAGTTGGTGGAAGTCCCCATGGGGACAAGTGTCAGGGATATCATCTTCGGCATTTGTGGAGGCGCCCAGGATGCGGTGCCTATCAAGGGGGTGCAGACCGGAGGCCCCTCCGGAGGAATTATCCCGGAACCCTACCTCGACACCCCGATCACCTATGAGAATCTCTCCGAGCTGGGGTCGATCATGGGCTCGGGCGGGATGCTGGTGATGAATGAAAATGATTGTATGGTGGATGTCGCGGCGTTTTATCTGAAATTCTGCGTCGATGAATCCTGTGGCAAATGCGCCCCGTGTCGAGCCGGTGGATACCAAATGCTGCAACTCCTGCAAAAAATTGCCAAGGGCCGGGGGGAGCCGGGGGATCTCGATCTGATTCGCCGCATCTGTAAAGCCATGCAATGCGCATCGCTATGCGGCTTGGGCCAGACCGCACCCAACCCCGTGCTCTCATCACTACGATTCTTCGAGGATGAGTTCCTCGCCTACATCGAGGGCGGGACGAGCTACGCCCGCAAATTGAAAAAGGCCCGGGCGGAGGGCCGTAACCTCAAGGATGTCGTCTAA
- a CDS encoding iron hydrogenase small subunit, translating into MTITTVNARINGLDVEVPVGTSILDAARSVQIKIPTLCKHPDLLPTSACGLCIVKIAGSNKMPRACATAVEEGMDITTHDPELTAVRCSTLELIISNHPNACLTCGRNGSCELQTLAGEFGIRQDCIPRYVRELEPDCSTGSIIIDFTKCIKCGRCIQVCQQQQDVWALSFLERGINTRMAPAGDILLAESPCVRCGQCSAHCPTGAIVENDEVPAVWKALRDPAKYCTVQIAPSVRVALGEAFGYPPGTDLTRKIYSAMRRLGFKAVFDTNFSADLTIIEEAAEFVQRFTTGGELPLITSCCPAWVDFMEKRFSDFVPNFSTAKSPQQMLGVLAKTYFAEKSSLDPASIYQVSVMPCTAKKYEIERTEEMHASGHADVDLVITTRELVRLIKQSGIMLDELPDGEADSILGTYSGAGLIFGATGGVMEAALRTAYHGITGRNLEHDAINIAAVRGMDGIRSATINIEGTEVRVAVAHGLGNVDRLMQEVRKARETGEPTPYHFIEVMACPGGCIGGGGQPYNVTDQLRAIRTKGLFDCDDGMKLRFSHENPEIKKVYDEFLGEPLGEKAHSLLHAHYAPRAAYKR; encoded by the coding sequence ATGACCATCACCACTGTCAATGCCCGTATCAACGGTCTCGATGTCGAGGTGCCGGTCGGCACTTCCATCCTCGATGCCGCCCGCTCCGTGCAGATCAAAATACCAACGCTGTGCAAGCACCCGGACCTATTGCCCACCTCGGCCTGTGGTCTGTGTATCGTCAAGATCGCCGGTTCTAACAAGATGCCCCGCGCCTGCGCCACGGCTGTCGAGGAAGGCATGGACATCACCACCCATGACCCGGAACTTACCGCTGTGCGCTGCTCCACGCTGGAGCTTATCATTTCCAACCACCCGAACGCCTGCCTCACGTGTGGGCGTAACGGTAGCTGTGAGTTGCAAACCCTTGCCGGTGAGTTTGGTATCCGTCAGGACTGCATCCCGCGCTATGTGCGCGAACTGGAGCCCGACTGTTCTACCGGCTCGATCATCATTGACTTCACCAAGTGCATCAAGTGCGGGCGCTGTATCCAGGTCTGCCAGCAGCAGCAAGATGTCTGGGCCTTGTCCTTCCTTGAGCGCGGGATTAACACCCGCATGGCGCCCGCAGGGGATATTCTGTTAGCCGAGTCTCCCTGCGTCCGTTGCGGCCAGTGCTCAGCCCACTGCCCGACGGGTGCGATTGTTGAAAACGATGAAGTCCCCGCCGTTTGGAAAGCCCTGCGTGATCCGGCGAAATACTGCACCGTCCAGATTGCGCCGTCCGTCAGGGTTGCCCTGGGTGAGGCCTTTGGCTACCCTCCGGGCACAGACCTGACCAGGAAAATCTATTCGGCAATGCGTCGACTTGGTTTCAAGGCGGTGTTTGATACGAACTTCTCGGCGGATCTGACCATTATCGAGGAGGCCGCTGAGTTTGTGCAGCGGTTTACAACGGGTGGCGAACTCCCACTCATCACCTCATGTTGCCCCGCCTGGGTCGATTTCATGGAAAAGCGCTTCAGCGACTTTGTGCCTAACTTCTCCACGGCGAAATCCCCCCAGCAAATGCTCGGGGTGTTGGCAAAAACCTATTTTGCAGAGAAATCGAGTCTCGACCCCGCATCCATCTATCAGGTTTCCGTGATGCCGTGCACCGCGAAGAAATACGAAATCGAGCGCACCGAAGAGATGCACGCCTCCGGACACGCTGACGTTGACCTGGTGATCACCACCAGGGAGCTGGTCAGGTTGATCAAGCAGTCGGGGATTATGTTGGATGAGCTTCCGGATGGCGAGGCCGATTCGATTCTCGGCACTTACTCCGGTGCGGGTCTGATTTTCGGGGCTACCGGCGGGGTGATGGAGGCCGCCCTGCGCACCGCCTACCATGGGATCACGGGCAGGAACCTCGAGCATGACGCCATCAACATTGCCGCCGTCCGGGGGATGGACGGGATACGCAGTGCCACCATCAACATCGAGGGCACGGAGGTTCGCGTGGCTGTGGCGCACGGCCTCGGCAATGTGGACCGACTGATGCAGGAGGTGAGAAAAGCCCGCGAAACGGGCGAGCCGACCCCTTATCACTTCATCGAGGTCATGGCCTGCCCGGGCGGATGTATCGGTGGTGGTGGCCAGCCCTACAACGTGACTGATCAACTACGTGCCATCCGCACCAAGGGACTCTTTGATTGTGACGATGGCATGAAACTTCGCTTCTCCCATGAAAACCCGGAGATCAAAAAGGTCTACGACGAGTTTCTCGGGGAGCCGTTGGGCGAAAAAGCCCACAGCCTGCTACACGCCCACTATGCCCCGAGAGCTGCCTACAAACGTTAA
- a CDS encoding NAD(P)H-dependent oxidoreductase subunit E, giving the protein MNNTVLPPLRDLEPEVQQEIDECVERWSDQEGNLIMILHEIQNHHGYVPREASLLLAEKTGVPLARIYEVLTFYHYFRLVPQGKHQITVCNGTACYLKGSARLLSELENRLEIKEGETTDDRLFHLETVRCIGCCGMAPAVVVDGTTVGKVATTDIAGIIEKIHIQEETNE; this is encoded by the coding sequence ATGAATAACACCGTCCTGCCGCCATTGCGCGACCTTGAGCCTGAGGTCCAGCAAGAGATTGATGAATGCGTGGAACGCTGGAGCGATCAGGAGGGAAACCTCATCATGATCCTTCACGAGATCCAAAACCACCACGGCTATGTGCCACGTGAAGCTAGTTTGCTTCTAGCGGAAAAAACCGGTGTTCCGCTCGCCCGGATTTATGAGGTGCTCACGTTTTACCACTACTTCCGGCTGGTTCCGCAGGGGAAACACCAGATCACCGTGTGCAACGGCACAGCCTGCTATTTGAAGGGCTCCGCGCGCTTGCTCAGCGAGCTTGAAAACCGACTCGAAATCAAGGAGGGGGAAACCACGGATGATCGCTTGTTTCACCTCGAAACCGTTCGCTGTATCGGCTGCTGCGGGATGGCGCCGGCTGTGGTCGTGGACGGCACCACCGTCGGCAAGGTAGCCACAACCGATATCGCGGGAATCATCGAAAAAATACATATCCAAGAAGAAACCAATGAATAG
- a CDS encoding sulfatase-like hydrolase/transferase yields the protein MKRYLHLALAMVVAWPLASDAGAQYNVLFIISDDLTSTALGCYGNTVCKTPHIDNLASEGTRYTRAYCQYPVCGPSRSSLMFGYYPHTTGVFGYVSGRSQNGSRETWSQFFKNRGYYSARCSKIFHMGVPNGIRSGGNGADDSLSWTERFNAQGAEAEDAVPLDPALNGGNPTAERLQGIDEGSSGVNQIIGGNTYEYVIVANDDTAQSDPKSAAKACELIELHKNERFFLAVGFVRPHIPHVAPQKYFDMYPWQGIVPPVVPAGDQSDIIARKVTTSSLKFNTEEKKKAIAAYYATVSFMDDQVGKVLQKLKDEGLEDQTIVVFTSDHGFFLGEHDFWSKQYVHEESSKVPLIIKVPGKAPAVCHSLAELIDLYPTTAELCGLEVPTRLQGKSLAATLDDPAATVRDTAFSIFESNNYYYLRSDQYAFIQYNASGSGGYELYDMASDPLQLTNVASDPAYATTLAWFKQQMVAKIESVNGHRDDHSLWLPFNEGDSTEAMDANGENRGNLVNFAGSVAQWVPGRHNRACLFSGAQQVDVSRFTPPGGTSNRTVSAWIKTTQNGLICHWGNAQSAGQGWSLYINDAGKLSLDGGGGMLTTSSTINDGAWHHVAASWEKDLSPDLSDTRMYVDGQLEVLSQVSGVAINTSASGLTVGGPQIATSASAPGSVIPPFQGVIDEFRVTHEALAPADIVFQYAEQKNSESAWVLQHFGAPRTFDWTADQDMDFKSNLFEYAFGLDPKVQTAGATVHQATLNPATRKLEVTFPKRIDGTHSISYTVQVSRDMVDWSLPFTVTATGPTVSLDNSRFEQLTVATDGTLESENRLFVRVFLEQ from the coding sequence ATGAAAAGGTACCTCCACCTGGCGCTGGCCATGGTCGTTGCATGGCCACTCGCCTCGGATGCAGGCGCCCAATACAATGTCCTGTTCATTATCTCGGACGACCTTACGTCCACCGCTTTAGGGTGCTATGGCAACACGGTATGCAAGACACCTCATATCGATAACCTGGCATCGGAAGGGACCCGCTATACCCGTGCCTATTGCCAGTATCCCGTGTGTGGTCCGTCGCGGTCGTCGTTGATGTTCGGGTATTATCCACATACCACGGGCGTGTTTGGTTATGTCAGCGGTCGTAGTCAGAATGGCTCCAGGGAAACGTGGTCGCAGTTCTTTAAAAACCGCGGATATTATTCCGCCAGGTGTAGCAAGATTTTCCACATGGGGGTTCCTAACGGAATTCGATCCGGAGGCAACGGGGCGGATGACAGTCTGTCATGGACCGAGCGGTTTAATGCACAAGGAGCGGAGGCCGAGGATGCGGTTCCGTTGGACCCGGCGCTCAATGGTGGCAACCCTACCGCTGAACGCCTGCAGGGCATTGACGAAGGGAGCAGCGGGGTGAACCAAATCATCGGTGGCAATACCTATGAGTATGTGATCGTGGCCAATGATGATACGGCCCAGTCCGATCCCAAGTCTGCCGCCAAGGCATGCGAGCTGATAGAACTTCATAAAAACGAGCGCTTCTTTTTAGCGGTCGGGTTCGTGCGACCGCACATCCCGCACGTGGCACCCCAAAAATACTTCGATATGTATCCATGGCAGGGCATCGTCCCACCCGTCGTCCCAGCCGGAGACCAGTCGGATATCATCGCCCGCAAGGTCACCACATCGAGCCTCAAGTTCAATACCGAGGAGAAAAAGAAGGCGATCGCCGCGTACTACGCCACCGTCTCATTCATGGACGACCAGGTGGGCAAGGTCTTGCAGAAGCTCAAGGACGAGGGGCTTGAGGATCAGACCATAGTCGTCTTTACCAGCGACCATGGATTTTTCCTCGGAGAGCATGACTTCTGGTCAAAACAATACGTCCACGAGGAGTCTTCCAAGGTGCCGCTGATTATCAAGGTTCCGGGGAAGGCGCCGGCTGTGTGCCACTCCCTGGCGGAGTTGATCGACCTCTATCCAACGACGGCGGAGTTATGTGGCTTGGAGGTTCCCACACGCCTGCAAGGCAAGAGTCTCGCGGCGACATTGGATGACCCGGCGGCAACGGTCCGGGACACGGCTTTCAGTATTTTTGAATCAAACAATTACTACTATCTGCGCAGCGACCAGTATGCGTTTATTCAATACAATGCCAGCGGGTCCGGCGGATACGAACTCTACGATATGGCCAGTGATCCGCTACAGCTCACCAATGTGGCTTCTGATCCTGCCTATGCAACCACACTGGCATGGTTCAAACAACAGATGGTCGCGAAAATCGAGTCGGTCAACGGACATCGGGATGACCATAGCCTCTGGTTGCCATTCAATGAGGGTGATAGCACGGAGGCCATGGACGCGAATGGTGAGAACCGCGGGAACCTGGTCAATTTCGCCGGGAGTGTGGCGCAGTGGGTGCCGGGCAGGCATAACCGGGCCTGCCTGTTCAGCGGGGCGCAACAGGTCGATGTCTCCCGTTTCACTCCTCCTGGCGGCACCAGTAACAGGACAGTCTCGGCCTGGATAAAAACCACGCAAAACGGACTGATATGCCACTGGGGTAACGCACAGTCAGCTGGCCAGGGGTGGAGTTTATACATCAATGACGCTGGTAAACTTAGCCTCGATGGCGGTGGCGGGATGCTGACCACATCCTCAACGATTAACGATGGAGCGTGGCATCACGTTGCTGCTAGCTGGGAAAAAGACCTGTCTCCCGATTTGTCAGATACCAGGATGTATGTTGACGGTCAGTTAGAGGTGCTGTCGCAGGTGTCCGGTGTAGCCATCAACACATCAGCGTCCGGGTTGACTGTTGGAGGTCCTCAAATTGCAACTTCCGCATCAGCGCCCGGTTCGGTGATCCCGCCGTTCCAAGGTGTGATCGACGAGTTTCGCGTGACCCATGAGGCGTTGGCCCCGGCAGACATTGTGTTCCAGTATGCCGAGCAGAAGAACAGTGAGAGCGCATGGGTGCTGCAACACTTCGGCGCCCCCCGGACATTTGATTGGACGGCGGACCAGGATATGGATTTTAAAAGCAACCTGTTTGAGTATGCGTTCGGATTGGATCCCAAGGTGCAGACGGCCGGAGCGACTGTGCACCAGGCAACGCTCAATCCCGCAACCAGGAAGCTGGAGGTCACATTCCCCAAGCGGATCGATGGCACCCATTCGATTTCCTACACCGTGCAGGTTTCCCGCGACATGGTGGACTGGTCATTGCCGTTTACGGTAACAGCCACAGGGCCCACCGTTTCGCTGGATAACAGCCGGTTCGAACAACTGACGGTGGCAACCGACGGCACCCTGGAATCAGAAAACCGCCTCTTTGTCCGCGTCTTTCTGGAACAGTAG